One genomic segment of Desulfovibrio aminophilus includes these proteins:
- a CDS encoding SxtJ family membrane protein, whose product MSTFFDSFPKKLSKAQAVDTGMALVLVCLLLGLFRERAGWFWAAAGLLVVNMTVPAVFKPAAKIWLGLAHLLGSVMSRVLLGAVFLLVVAPVGLLRRALGKDTLRLREFKKNDASVFLARDKGFEPADLERPY is encoded by the coding sequence ATGAGCACATTCTTCGACAGCTTCCCTAAAAAGCTCAGCAAGGCCCAGGCCGTGGACACGGGCATGGCCCTGGTCCTGGTCTGCCTGCTGCTGGGCCTGTTCCGCGAGCGCGCGGGCTGGTTCTGGGCCGCCGCCGGACTGCTGGTCGTGAACATGACCGTTCCGGCGGTCTTCAAGCCCGCGGCCAAAATCTGGCTCGGCCTGGCCCACCTTCTGGGCTCGGTCATGTCCCGCGTGCTGCTCGGCGCGGTGTTCCTGCTGGTGGTCGCGCCGGTGGGGCTGCTGCGCCGGGCCCTGGGCAAGGATACCCTGCGGCTGCGGGAATTCAAGAAAAACGACGCCTCGGTGTTCCTGGCGCGGGACAAGGGCTTCGAGCCCGCCGACCTGGAACGGCCGTACTAG
- a CDS encoding glycine zipper domain-containing protein has protein sequence MKKGILLTVLMLALVAAGCANKAQSGAAGGALGGAAIGALLSGNKVQGAAIGAGVGMLLGYIVGNEWDKSDSQKLNHTLENQPSGQTSSWKNPDTGRYYAATPEPAYTGNDNRTYRDIWIETTDADGKPQKVKAKAYRNPDGTWQMVQ, from the coding sequence ATGAAGAAAGGCATTCTCCTCACGGTCCTGATGTTGGCCCTGGTGGCGGCCGGCTGCGCCAACAAGGCCCAGAGCGGCGCGGCCGGCGGCGCCCTCGGCGGCGCGGCCATCGGCGCGCTGCTTTCCGGCAACAAGGTCCAGGGCGCGGCCATCGGCGCGGGCGTCGGCATGCTGCTCGGCTACATCGTGGGCAACGAGTGGGACAAGTCCGACAGCCAGAAGCTGAACCACACCCTGGAGAACCAGCCCTCGGGCCAGACCAGCAGCTGGAAGAACCCGGACACGGGCCGCTACTACGCCGCCACCCCGGAACCGGCCTACACCGGCAATGACAACCGCACCTACCGCGACATCTGGATCGAGACCACGGATGCCGACGGCAAGCCGCAGAAGGTCAAGGCCAAGGCCTACCGCAACCCGGACGGCACCTGGCAGATGGTCCAGTAG
- the serB gene encoding phosphoserine phosphatase SerB, producing the protein MSEIILIHVTGEDRPGITAALTGVLAEYGVEVLDVGQNVIHNFLTLGILIHIPAQSESAPILKDVLFKAHELGVELKLHPLSPRRYEAWVRSQGKARHIVTLIARRVHAVQIERIAAALAEDGLNIDRITRLSGRIPLSGGKAPRMSCVEFSVRGTPHDPAGLRRKFVDAAQELGVDIALQEDNIFRRNRRLVAFDMDSTLVQAEVIDELAKRAGVGHKVAAITERAMRGELDFKESLRARLALLKGLPESVLEEVAETLPLTEGAQRLVATLKRVGYKTAILSGGFTYFGRKLAEKLGIDHVHANELEIKDGALTGKVVGAIVDGAKKAQLLKRIAKAERISLQQVIAVGDGANDLPMLGLAGLGIAFHAKPKVKQGARQSISTLGLDSILFLIGFREREAVRADD; encoded by the coding sequence ATGAGCGAGATCATCCTCATCCACGTCACCGGCGAGGACCGGCCGGGCATCACCGCCGCCCTGACCGGCGTCCTGGCCGAGTACGGCGTGGAGGTCCTGGACGTGGGCCAGAACGTGATCCACAACTTCCTGACCCTGGGCATCCTGATCCACATCCCGGCCCAGTCCGAGAGCGCGCCGATCCTCAAGGACGTGCTCTTCAAGGCCCACGAGCTGGGGGTCGAGCTCAAGCTCCATCCGCTCTCGCCCCGGCGCTACGAGGCCTGGGTGCGTTCCCAGGGCAAGGCCCGGCACATCGTGACCCTCATCGCCCGGCGGGTGCACGCGGTCCAGATCGAGCGCATCGCCGCGGCCCTGGCCGAGGACGGCCTGAACATCGACCGGATCACGCGGCTTTCCGGGCGCATCCCGCTCTCCGGGGGCAAGGCCCCGCGCATGTCCTGCGTGGAGTTCTCGGTGCGCGGCACGCCCCACGACCCGGCCGGGCTGCGGCGCAAGTTCGTGGACGCGGCCCAGGAGTTGGGCGTGGACATCGCCCTGCAGGAGGACAACATCTTCCGCCGCAACCGCCGCCTGGTGGCCTTCGACATGGACTCCACCCTGGTCCAGGCCGAGGTCATCGACGAGCTGGCCAAGCGCGCCGGGGTGGGCCACAAGGTGGCGGCCATCACCGAGCGGGCCATGCGCGGCGAGCTGGACTTCAAGGAGAGCCTGCGGGCCCGGCTGGCGCTGCTCAAGGGCCTGCCCGAGTCCGTGCTGGAGGAGGTGGCCGAGACCCTGCCGCTCACCGAGGGCGCGCAACGGCTCGTGGCCACGCTCAAGCGCGTGGGCTACAAGACGGCCATCCTCTCCGGCGGCTTCACCTACTTCGGCCGCAAGCTGGCCGAGAAGCTCGGCATCGACCACGTCCACGCCAACGAGCTGGAGATCAAGGACGGCGCGCTCACCGGCAAGGTGGTCGGGGCCATCGTGGACGGGGCCAAGAAGGCCCAGCTCCTCAAGCGCATCGCCAAGGCCGAGAGGATCAGCCTGCAGCAGGTGATCGCCGTGGGCGACGGGGCCAACGACCTGCCCATGCTCGGGCTGGCGGGCCTGGGCATCGCCTTCCACGCCAAGCCCAAGGTCAAGCAGGGCGCGCGGCAGTCCATCTCCACCCTGGGCCTGGACTCGATCCTGTTCCTCATCGGCTTCCGCGAGCGCGAGGCCGTGCGCGCGGACGACTGA
- a CDS encoding putative nucleotidyltransferase substrate binding domain-containing protein, whose translation MTQSVQDFLATVQPFSGLPRRTLGEAAKAASVRHLPEGETLEPSAEGLVCVLRSGALELTLADTVVDLLAPGDCLGFETLLDDPLPPVRAAAQEDASLVALPAAIFLALLAAPGVGAFFIRRRDRLRLAFEAASRAAPAGSDPFLRLAVRDIPLAPPLFVPPGTPLADAARRMAEASAPACLVGDVDRPLGIVTERDVLTAAAGGRDLSEPVTGFMSGNLATVRGHEPLFEAFSRMVDRGIRRLVLVDAEGRVLGLVGERDLLSARGENPLSLKREAASAESVEALGRTFARLQHLALRTIAEGIEAENVGRLMGEIHDALLVRAAALVRDQIDGLPPLAVAVLGSEGRMEQFLATDQDNCMILADGLAPDQEARCAEFASRLLRALADIGLPPCPGKVMADNPDWRRGLTAWMDAVDAMILAADGPAVLRLSLLADLRHVHGEESHTARLREYLLKRVRQAPVILKYMAREALRFTPPLGFLGNLVTERSGPTKGALDIKRGGVFPVTQGARALALDLGLPVTNTLDRLRGVAAAGVFEADFSAALGQAYSFLQTLRARAQAEAVSQGLAPDNLVHPGRLSSLDRDHLKDCLKLVAEFQSLLHSRYGLRLMS comes from the coding sequence ATGACCCAATCCGTCCAGGACTTCCTGGCGACCGTGCAACCGTTCTCCGGCCTCCCCCGGCGCACGCTGGGGGAGGCCGCCAAGGCGGCCTCGGTGCGCCACCTGCCCGAGGGCGAAACACTGGAGCCCTCCGCCGAGGGCCTGGTCTGCGTTCTGCGCTCCGGCGCCCTGGAGCTGACCCTCGCCGACACGGTGGTGGACCTCCTGGCCCCGGGCGACTGCCTGGGCTTCGAAACCCTGCTGGACGACCCCCTGCCCCCGGTGCGGGCCGCGGCCCAGGAGGACGCCAGCCTCGTGGCCCTGCCCGCCGCGATCTTTCTCGCCCTCCTCGCCGCTCCCGGCGTGGGGGCGTTCTTCATCCGCCGCCGGGACCGGCTGCGCCTGGCCTTCGAGGCCGCCTCCCGCGCCGCCCCGGCCGGGTCCGACCCCTTCCTGCGCCTGGCCGTGCGCGACATCCCCCTGGCCCCGCCGCTCTTCGTGCCCCCGGGCACGCCCCTTGCCGACGCCGCCCGGCGCATGGCCGAGGCCAGCGCCCCGGCCTGTCTCGTGGGCGACGTGGACCGGCCCCTGGGCATCGTCACCGAACGCGACGTGCTCACGGCCGCCGCCGGGGGCCGCGATCTCTCCGAGCCCGTCACCGGCTTCATGAGCGGAAACCTGGCCACCGTGCGCGGCCACGAGCCCCTGTTCGAGGCCTTCTCGCGCATGGTGGACCGGGGCATCCGCCGCCTCGTGCTCGTGGACGCCGAGGGCCGCGTCCTGGGGCTGGTGGGCGAACGCGACCTGCTCTCCGCCCGGGGCGAAAACCCCCTGAGCCTCAAGCGCGAAGCCGCCTCGGCCGAAAGCGTGGAGGCCCTGGGCCGGACCTTCGCCCGGCTCCAGCACCTCGCCCTGCGGACCATAGCCGAGGGCATCGAGGCCGAGAACGTGGGCCGCCTCATGGGCGAAATCCACGACGCCCTCCTGGTCCGCGCCGCCGCCCTCGTGCGCGACCAGATCGACGGCCTGCCGCCCCTGGCCGTGGCCGTGCTCGGCAGCGAGGGCCGCATGGAGCAGTTCCTGGCCACGGACCAGGACAACTGCATGATCCTGGCCGACGGCCTGGCCCCGGACCAGGAGGCCCGCTGCGCCGAATTCGCCTCCCGCCTCCTGCGCGCCCTGGCCGACATCGGCCTGCCGCCCTGTCCCGGCAAGGTCATGGCCGACAACCCGGACTGGCGGCGCGGGCTCACCGCCTGGATGGACGCCGTGGACGCCATGATCCTGGCCGCCGACGGCCCGGCCGTGCTCCGGCTCTCCCTCCTGGCCGACCTGCGCCACGTCCACGGCGAGGAGAGCCACACCGCCCGCCTGCGCGAATACCTCCTCAAGCGCGTGCGCCAGGCCCCGGTGATCCTCAAGTACATGGCCCGCGAGGCCCTGCGCTTCACCCCGCCCCTGGGATTCCTCGGCAACCTCGTCACCGAGCGCTCAGGCCCCACCAAGGGAGCCCTGGACATCAAGCGCGGCGGCGTGTTCCCCGTGACCCAGGGCGCGCGCGCCCTGGCCCTGGACCTGGGCCTGCCCGTCACCAACACCCTGGATCGCCTGCGCGGCGTGGCCGCCGCCGGAGTCTTCGAGGCCGACTTCTCCGCCGCCCTGGGCCAGGCCTACTCCTTCCTCCAGACCCTGCGCGCCCGGGCCCAGGCCGAGGCCGTGTCCCAAGGCCTGGCCCCGGACAACCTCGTCCACCCCGGACGCCTCTCCTCCCTGGACCGCGACCACCTCAAGGACTGCCTCAAGCTCGTGGCCGAGTTCCAGTCCCTCCTGCACAGCCGCTACGGCCTCAGGCTCATGAGCTAG
- a CDS encoding SGNH/GDSL hydrolase family protein, producing the protein MKKLCANLLLLLAAVLLAYGVLEAAFRIAMPHLPRAVFNNQGRELRVLGQTSKAGLLPREGYIAILGDSYGVGQGDWFAANGYDLNSRYQAAHLLRDATGRDVLALARAGVGSYDGAAIFAVNAFRFLRASGFDLPAPKTLVAYFYEGNDIGDNLGFLRRRFNPLHKPEDVWNDAVFDEFDREMDAAHCQGGLTRLQDAFYAANAVSRTIEGLLYNVRGKSPVPPGNLRSALIAGRETPLPDTMETDLTTLSEDDVRLGVRVFQRSLRRVVRVWPDAERFVVYIPSPLSLYVLSGDAGRTQREASLRIETLVREAALAEGWRVIDCRSDLEAAAREEFAHGPLDVNHLNREGYGALAGALARALSAPPAP; encoded by the coding sequence ATGAAGAAACTCTGCGCCAACCTGCTGCTCCTGCTCGCCGCCGTCCTGCTCGCCTACGGGGTGCTGGAGGCGGCCTTCAGGATCGCCATGCCCCACCTGCCCCGGGCGGTCTTCAACAACCAGGGCCGAGAGCTGCGCGTCCTGGGCCAGACCTCCAAGGCCGGGCTGCTGCCGCGCGAGGGCTACATCGCCATCCTGGGCGACTCCTACGGCGTGGGCCAGGGCGACTGGTTCGCGGCCAACGGCTACGACCTCAACTCCCGCTACCAGGCGGCCCACCTCCTGCGGGACGCCACCGGCCGCGACGTCCTCGCGCTGGCCCGCGCCGGGGTGGGCAGCTACGACGGGGCGGCCATCTTCGCGGTGAACGCCTTCCGCTTCCTGCGCGCCTCCGGCTTCGACCTGCCCGCGCCGAAGACCCTGGTGGCCTATTTCTACGAGGGCAACGACATCGGCGACAACCTGGGGTTCCTGCGGCGACGCTTCAATCCCCTGCACAAGCCCGAGGACGTCTGGAACGACGCGGTCTTCGACGAGTTCGACCGGGAGATGGACGCGGCTCATTGTCAGGGCGGCCTGACCCGGCTGCAGGACGCCTTCTACGCGGCCAACGCCGTGAGCCGGACCATCGAGGGGCTGCTCTACAACGTCCGGGGCAAGTCCCCGGTCCCGCCCGGAAACCTCCGCTCGGCCCTGATCGCCGGGCGCGAGACGCCTCTGCCGGACACCATGGAGACCGACCTGACCACCCTCTCCGAGGACGACGTCCGCCTCGGCGTGCGCGTGTTCCAGCGCTCCCTGCGGCGCGTGGTCCGCGTCTGGCCGGATGCCGAGCGTTTCGTCGTCTACATCCCCTCGCCGCTGAGTCTCTACGTCCTGTCCGGGGACGCGGGCCGGACCCAGCGCGAGGCCAGCCTGCGCATCGAGACCCTGGTCCGCGAGGCGGCGCTGGCCGAGGGCTGGCGGGTCATCGATTGCCGGAGCGACCTGGAGGCCGCCGCCCGCGAGGAATTCGCGCACGGCCCCCTGGACGTGAACCACCTGAACCGCGAGGGCTACGGCGCGCTGGCCGGGGCCCTGGCCCGGGCCCTCTCCGCGCCCCCGGCTCCCTAG
- a CDS encoding methyl-accepting chemotaxis protein, with protein MVPSKKTLSPSSAVLLLGIGLSALSAAAFFLNHLAAALAVPVLGLAASALLAARLSGPAKGFAAALAHMDKNRRDLALKDDCLQWGRWGEVPALAGDLFAYNIERREYYRGAVVGIGNPFFLANAKGVITHASRTLSDLLKKSEKDVVNRTVGLAFTGTDGAFFAAEVMARGAKVAEERELSLWDGRTLPVFLYADCIRDGHDAVIGCVVSLVDMTLIKEQQKQIQAHEEQMLALGREIHQLAQRAASAAEELSASAEEQAKGAQHQKQQTDSVATAMEEMRATVMEVAQNAGQTSQAAAEASDSATQGGGLVSRAVGGINRVADSAQKLSGVLSQLQDQSAEIGRIIGVINEIADQTNLLALNAAIEAARAGDAGRGFAVVADEVRKLAEKTMTATKEVEDAVKKIQSGSRQALESMNETESQVRDSTTLSSEAGSAITEVTRRIEDMTSRVAQIATAAEEQSAAAEEINRSVDDIAQVARDAEEAAGQTAAATRELAQLSQQLLTLSDNFGGK; from the coding sequence ATGGTCCCCTCCAAAAAGACCCTCTCCCCCTCGTCCGCGGTTCTCCTCCTCGGCATCGGCCTCTCGGCCCTGTCCGCGGCCGCCTTCTTCCTGAACCACCTCGCCGCGGCCCTGGCCGTGCCGGTCCTCGGCCTCGCGGCCTCGGCCCTCCTGGCCGCCCGGCTCTCCGGCCCGGCCAAGGGCTTCGCCGCCGCCCTGGCCCACATGGACAAAAACCGCCGCGACCTGGCCCTCAAGGACGACTGCCTCCAATGGGGCCGCTGGGGCGAGGTCCCGGCCCTGGCGGGCGACCTCTTCGCCTACAACATCGAACGCCGGGAATACTACCGGGGCGCGGTGGTCGGCATCGGCAACCCCTTCTTCCTGGCCAACGCCAAGGGCGTCATCACCCACGCCAGCCGGACCCTCTCCGACCTGCTCAAGAAGTCCGAGAAGGACGTGGTCAACCGGACCGTGGGCCTGGCCTTCACCGGCACGGACGGAGCCTTCTTCGCCGCCGAGGTCATGGCCCGGGGGGCCAAGGTGGCCGAGGAGCGGGAGCTGTCCCTCTGGGACGGCCGGACCCTGCCCGTGTTCCTCTACGCCGACTGCATCCGCGACGGCCACGACGCGGTCATCGGCTGCGTGGTCTCCCTGGTGGACATGACCCTCATCAAGGAACAGCAGAAGCAGATTCAGGCGCATGAGGAGCAGATGCTCGCCCTGGGCCGCGAAATCCACCAGCTGGCCCAGCGCGCGGCCTCCGCCGCCGAGGAGCTTTCCGCCTCGGCCGAGGAGCAGGCCAAGGGCGCGCAGCACCAGAAACAGCAGACCGACTCCGTGGCCACGGCCATGGAGGAGATGCGCGCCACGGTCATGGAAGTGGCTCAGAACGCCGGGCAGACCTCCCAGGCGGCCGCCGAGGCCAGCGATTCCGCCACCCAGGGCGGCGGGCTCGTGTCCCGGGCCGTGGGCGGCATCAACCGCGTGGCCGACTCGGCCCAGAAGCTCTCCGGCGTGCTCTCCCAGCTCCAGGACCAGTCCGCAGAGATCGGCCGGATCATCGGCGTGATCAACGAGATCGCGGACCAGACCAACCTCCTGGCCCTGAACGCGGCCATCGAGGCCGCCCGCGCGGGCGACGCCGGACGAGGCTTCGCGGTGGTGGCCGACGAGGTCCGCAAGCTGGCCGAAAAGACCATGACCGCCACCAAGGAGGTCGAGGACGCCGTCAAGAAGATCCAGTCCGGCTCGCGTCAGGCCCTGGAATCCATGAACGAGACCGAATCCCAGGTGCGCGACAGCACCACCCTCTCCAGCGAGGCCGGAAGCGCCATCACCGAAGTCACCCGGCGCATCGAGGACATGACCTCCCGCGTGGCCCAGATCGCCACCGCCGCCGAGGAACAGTCCGCCGCCGCCGAAGAGATCAACCGCAGCGTGGACGACATCGCCCAGGTGGCCCGGGACGCCGAGGAGGCCGCCGGACAAACCGCCGCCGCCACCCGCGAACTGGCCCAGCTCTCGCAACAACTGCTCACCCTCTCGGACAACTTCGGAGGGAAATAG
- the sfsA gene encoding DNA/RNA nuclease SfsA: MLLPFEKPCEEARFVSRHKRFTVLVERGGERFAAHTNNTGSMLGLLRPGGRVWLSESANPARKLRHTLEIADFHGTLVGVNTSTPLRLLRRAVEAGRLEGAAGCAEFRAEVARGDSRLDALLEGPWGRLWVECKNVTLVEDGGVAMFPDAVTTRGLKHLRELAAAVEAGDRAALFFCVQHGEGRCFGPAWSVDAEYSRILYKVVDKGVEVWAYRALVSPRGIDLGERLPLARP; the protein is encoded by the coding sequence ATGCTGCTGCCGTTCGAAAAGCCGTGCGAGGAGGCGCGGTTCGTGTCCCGCCACAAGCGGTTCACGGTGCTGGTGGAGCGCGGGGGCGAGCGGTTCGCCGCGCACACGAACAACACGGGCTCCATGCTCGGGCTGTTGCGGCCGGGCGGGCGGGTCTGGCTCTCGGAGTCGGCCAATCCGGCGCGCAAGCTGCGGCATACGCTGGAGATCGCGGACTTCCACGGCACGCTGGTGGGGGTGAACACATCCACGCCGTTGCGGCTGCTGCGCCGCGCGGTGGAGGCCGGACGCCTGGAGGGCGCGGCGGGCTGCGCGGAATTCCGGGCCGAGGTGGCGCGGGGCGACTCGCGGCTGGACGCCTTGTTGGAGGGCCCGTGGGGCCGGCTCTGGGTGGAGTGCAAGAACGTGACCCTGGTGGAGGACGGCGGGGTGGCGATGTTCCCGGACGCGGTCACCACGCGGGGACTGAAGCACCTGCGCGAGCTGGCGGCGGCGGTGGAAGCCGGGGACCGGGCCGCGCTGTTCTTCTGCGTGCAGCACGGGGAGGGCCGCTGTTTCGGCCCGGCCTGGAGCGTGGACGCCGAATATTCGCGTATTCTTTACAAAGTTGTGGACAAGGGCGTGGAGGTATGGGCATATCGTGCGCTGGTCTCGCCCCGGGGCATCGACCTCGGGGAACGGCTGCCCCTCGCGCGGCCCTGA
- a CDS encoding DUF5989 family protein gives MDFLLDLWGFLRVRKKFWLLPIILTLLLFGMLIVLSSGSAIAPFIYTLF, from the coding sequence ATGGATTTCCTTCTCGACCTCTGGGGCTTCCTGAGAGTCCGCAAGAAATTCTGGCTGTTGCCCATCATCCTGACGCTGCTGCTGTTCGGCATGCTCATCGTGCTTTCCTCGGGCTCGGCCATCGCGCCGTTCATCTACACCCTGTTCTAG
- a CDS encoding carbamoyltransferase, whose translation MGAAGPILGISAYYHDSAAVLLDGEGRILAAAQEERFTRRKHDPDFPARAAAWCLREAGLGMHDLAAVAFYDKPYLKFERLLETYHAFAPRGLSSFLSAIPVWIKEKLFMRRMLGEELEKLGLEKGRKGPRMLFPEHHLSHAASAFYPSPFESAAILTVDGVGEWATTTIGRGAGKDISILRELHFPHSLGLLYSAFTAYCGFKVNSGEYKLMGLAPYGDPDSERTRRFRDLILSDLLDLRPDGSLLLNMEYFNYATGLTMCVNDRWQALFGLPPRPAESEIGQEYMDLALAIQQVTEAAVFRLADTARELTGEENLVMAGGVALNCVANGKLLRRGPFRDIWIQPAAGDAGGALGAALAARHIWRGEDREVRPRDSMQGAYLGPEYGRDETVRVARRFKAPFREFADFGALCSEVARLLSEGKAVGWFQGRMEYGPRALGNRSILGDPRRPEMQKKLNLKIKYREGFRPFAPSVLEEEIASCFELDRPSPYMLLVAPVAAARRGELPGDYASLPLWERLYVERSDLPAITHVDMSARIQSVSRETNPRYWALLDAMRREQGCPVVVNTSFNVRGEPIVRTPLDAYTCFMRTEMDHLVVGDLIFDKADQPSWNEEGDWRTRFELD comes from the coding sequence ATGGGAGCCGCAGGGCCCATTCTGGGCATCTCCGCCTACTACCACGACTCGGCGGCCGTGCTGCTGGACGGCGAGGGCCGCATCCTGGCCGCCGCCCAGGAGGAGCGCTTCACCCGACGCAAGCACGACCCGGACTTCCCGGCCCGGGCCGCGGCCTGGTGCCTGCGCGAGGCCGGTCTGGGCATGCACGACCTGGCGGCCGTGGCCTTCTACGACAAGCCCTACCTCAAGTTCGAACGCCTGCTGGAGACGTACCACGCCTTCGCGCCCAGGGGCCTGTCCAGCTTCCTCTCGGCCATTCCGGTCTGGATCAAGGAAAAGCTCTTCATGCGCCGGATGCTGGGCGAGGAATTGGAGAAGCTCGGCCTGGAGAAGGGGCGGAAGGGCCCGCGAATGCTCTTCCCGGAGCACCACCTCTCCCACGCGGCCTCGGCCTTCTATCCCTCGCCCTTCGAGAGCGCGGCCATCCTCACGGTGGACGGGGTGGGCGAATGGGCCACCACGACCATCGGCCGGGGCGCGGGCAAGGACATCTCCATCCTGCGCGAGCTGCATTTCCCCCACTCCCTGGGCCTGCTCTACTCCGCCTTCACCGCCTACTGCGGCTTCAAGGTCAACTCCGGGGAGTACAAGCTCATGGGCCTGGCGCCCTACGGCGACCCGGACTCCGAGCGCACCCGCCGCTTCCGGGACCTGATCCTCTCCGACCTGCTCGATCTGCGGCCCGACGGCTCCCTGCTCCTGAACATGGAGTATTTCAACTACGCCACCGGCCTGACCATGTGCGTGAACGACCGCTGGCAGGCCCTGTTCGGGCTGCCGCCGCGCCCGGCCGAGAGCGAAATCGGCCAGGAGTACATGGACCTGGCCCTGGCCATCCAGCAGGTCACCGAGGCGGCCGTCTTCCGCCTGGCGGACACGGCCCGCGAGCTCACCGGCGAGGAGAACCTCGTCATGGCCGGAGGCGTGGCCCTGAACTGCGTGGCCAACGGCAAGCTGCTCCGGCGCGGCCCCTTCCGCGACATCTGGATCCAGCCCGCCGCCGGCGACGCGGGCGGCGCCCTGGGCGCGGCCCTGGCCGCCCGGCACATCTGGCGGGGCGAGGACCGCGAGGTCCGGCCCCGCGACTCCATGCAGGGGGCCTACCTGGGACCGGAATACGGCCGCGACGAAACCGTGCGCGTGGCCCGGCGCTTCAAGGCCCCGTTCCGCGAGTTCGCGGACTTCGGCGCGCTCTGTTCCGAGGTCGCCCGGCTCCTGTCCGAGGGCAAGGCCGTGGGCTGGTTCCAGGGCCGCATGGAATACGGCCCCCGGGCCCTGGGCAACCGGAGCATCCTGGGCGACCCCAGGCGGCCGGAGATGCAGAAGAAGCTGAACCTCAAGATCAAGTACCGCGAGGGGTTCCGGCCCTTCGCGCCCTCGGTCCTGGAGGAGGAGATCGCCTCCTGCTTCGAGCTGGACCGGCCCTCGCCCTACATGCTCCTGGTGGCCCCGGTGGCCGCCGCCCGGCGCGGGGAGCTGCCCGGGGACTACGCCTCCCTGCCGCTCTGGGAGAGGCTCTACGTCGAGCGCTCGGACCTCCCGGCCATCACCCACGTGGACATGTCCGCCCGCATCCAGAGCGTCTCGCGCGAGACGAATCCGCGCTACTGGGCCCTGCTGGACGCCATGCGCCGCGAGCAGGGCTGCCCGGTGGTGGTGAACACGAGCTTCAACGTGCGCGGCGAGCCCATCGTGCGCACGCCCCTGGACGCCTACACCTGTTTCATGCGCACCGAGATGGACCACCTCGTGGTCGGGGACCTGATCTTCGACAAGGCCGACCAGCCTTCGTGGAACGAAGAGGGCGACTGGCGGACGCGCTTCGAGCTGGACTGA
- a CDS encoding DMT family transporter — MIQLLLGAFLISFSPVFVKLAHVPADVSAFYRMFFGGLGLSLGLLLRGGRLLPQRGVLPATLACALFFSLDLMCWHRGVLYLGPGLATVLGNFQAFLLAAHGVLVLKERPGPRFLASIPLALAGLTLMLGPQWPGSTADFRLGVAFGLLTAVWYAVFLLSLKRAAGRPERPDPMSVMAVISLGSALILAAQVAATDQSFAIPDGQSWAALLAYGLLGQFVGWVCITTGLKRARAALAGLVLLAQPALAYVWDLTLFRKPFTLLELLGVGVALAAIFLGAAARGNGGKG, encoded by the coding sequence ATGATCCAACTCCTGCTCGGCGCATTCCTGATCAGCTTCTCACCGGTGTTCGTGAAGCTGGCCCACGTTCCGGCCGACGTGTCGGCCTTCTACCGCATGTTCTTCGGCGGGCTGGGCCTGAGCCTGGGCCTGCTCCTGCGGGGCGGGCGGCTCCTGCCGCAGCGCGGGGTCCTGCCCGCGACCCTGGCCTGCGCCCTGTTCTTCTCGCTGGACCTGATGTGCTGGCACCGGGGCGTGCTCTACCTGGGCCCCGGACTGGCCACGGTGCTCGGCAACTTCCAGGCCTTCCTGCTGGCGGCCCACGGCGTGCTCGTGCTCAAGGAGCGGCCGGGACCGCGCTTCCTGGCCTCCATTCCCCTGGCCCTGGCCGGGCTCACGCTCATGCTCGGGCCGCAGTGGCCCGGGTCCACGGCGGACTTCCGGCTGGGCGTGGCCTTCGGCCTGCTCACGGCGGTCTGGTACGCCGTGTTCCTGCTCTCGCTCAAGCGCGCGGCCGGGCGGCCCGAGCGACCGGACCCCATGAGCGTCATGGCCGTGATCTCCCTGGGCTCGGCCCTGATCCTGGCGGCGCAGGTCGCGGCCACGGACCAGTCCTTCGCCATCCCGGACGGACAGAGCTGGGCCGCGCTGCTGGCCTACGGCCTGCTGGGGCAATTCGTGGGCTGGGTCTGCATCACCACGGGCCTGAAGCGGGCCCGGGCGGCCCTGGCCGGGCTGGTGCTCCTGGCCCAGCCCGCGCTGGCCTATGTCTGGGACCTGACGCTGTTCCGCAAGCCGTTCACGCTGCTGGAACTGCTCGGCGTGGGCGTGGCCCTGGCGGCCATCTTCCTGGGCGCCGCGGCGAGGGGAAACGGGGGAAAGGGCTAG